Proteins found in one Plodia interpunctella isolate USDA-ARS_2022_Savannah chromosome 24, ilPloInte3.2, whole genome shotgun sequence genomic segment:
- the Osi24 gene encoding uncharacterized protein Osi24: MDIIGHIFKTPNRRLEWRFAQKSLLVILYLTLYILQCNCQDAQINHGAITKTDNLDVKVDNNDTNHCHSCQTSNKFNNENKFNNSKSSNETDSLNYIDDIIITLSTLTKRYLLVNTTETQLEDKVEDVLNNVLSKDQYEIIEGVEIKPVDDDSKVKQQSRSDDDSEARALFSKYTYEYRMFQKIKNFIETHVLSINLPKAAKFMGFRSFGLSKFFVPLLIGGQVLFKSILLAMFLPSILGSFGKMLGKGISQLSATSSQASYPPVQGDQTGYNSDNKDFMGYETNLAGAYAYPQDDMYGNMDGNDVNDLQVDMSRYGDQKVSYLPTKNGYYQNQMGAGNNYKVFHKIPASSMILSNYDPFYSPLLSRLDGIFARLGLAPSENSIDGAMIGGQSVSDVKLESCREQLICLMYASPAKYAPYSNLVSAQLSRELNELRRPVSDNPEILRFFRYMRAARRGQEGVDCVRAHPGCSSTNTPEHTMIAAYHDINKLVSARKLKN, translated from the exons atggaCATAATTGGACACATTTTCAAGACACCAAACAGAAGATTGGAATGGAGGTTTGCCCAAAAGAGCCTCCTGGTCATTCTATATCTGACACTGTACATACTACAATGTAACTGTCAAGATGCACAAATAAACCATGGTGCTATAACCAAAACAGATAATTTAGATGTAAAAGTAGATAATAATGATACTAATCACTGCCATAGCTGTCAAACTAGTAATAAATtcaacaatgaaaataaatttaacaatagtAAAAGTTCTAATGAAACAGActctttaaattatatagatgatataattattactcTGAGTACTTTAACGAAAAGatatttacttgtaaataCAACGGAAACTCAATTGGAAGATAAAGTAGAAGATGTGTTGAATAATGTTTTAAGTAAGGATCAATATGAAATAATCGAAGGAGTTGAAATTAAGCCTGTAGATGATGATAGCAAAGTAAAACAGCAGTCAAGGAGTGATGATGATTCAGAGGCGAGAGCcctttttagtaaatatacatatgagTACAGGATGTTTcagaaaatcaaaaattttattgaaactcATGTACTTTCCATCAATCTACCGAAGGCAGCGAAGTTCATGGGATTTAgat CATTTGGACTTTCAAAGTTCTTCGTACCTTTACTGATTGGTGGACAAGTGCTGTTTAAGTCCATTCTCCTGGCGATGTTCCTGCCAAGCATTCTGGGAAGTTTCGGGAAGATGCTTGGAAAAG gTATATCCCAACTATCAGCGACCTCCAGTCAAGCCAGCTACCCTCCCGTGCAGGGAGACCAGACGGGGTACAACTCAGACAATAAGGACTTTATGGGCTATGAGACAAATCTGGCTGGCGCGTACGCATACCCCCAGGATGACATGTACGGAAACATGGACGGAAATGATGTCAATGACCTACAAGTTGACATGTCTAG ATACGGCGATCAAAAAGTATCTTACTTGCCGACGAAAAATGGATATTACCAAAACCAAATGGGTGCTGGCAACAACTATAAG GTGTTCCACAAGATACCTGCGTCTTCCATGATCCTCAGTAACTACGACCCATTCTATTCCCCGCTACTATCGCGACTTGACGGAATATTTGCAAGGCTTG GTCTGGCACCATCGGAGAACTCCATAGATGGCGCTATGATCGGTGGGCAAAGCGTGAGCGACGTCAAGCTGGAGTCGTGCCGGGAACAGCTGATCTGCCTTATGTACGCCAGTCCAGCGAAATACGCACCTTACAGCAACCTCGTCTCTGCGCAGCTGAGCAG agagCTAAACGAACTACGCCGGCCAGTATCAGACAACCCGGAAATCCTACGTTTCTTCCGATACATGAGGGCTGCGAGGCGCGGCCAGGAAGGCGTGGACTGCGTGCGGGCACACCCTGGTTGCTCATCCACTAATACTCCCGAACATACCATGATAGCCGCCTACCATGATATCAATAAGCTAGTTAGCgcaaggaaattaaaaaatt GA